From Etheostoma spectabile isolate EspeVRDwgs_2016 chromosome 19, UIUC_Espe_1.0, whole genome shotgun sequence, the proteins below share one genomic window:
- the LOC116707443 gene encoding uncharacterized protein LOC116707443: MSRTFQSVDLLALSFLLLMVKSQQDPILPPQNVSLRWINDFLPEWSWAPPQHSKGNCKYEVQSNTKDKNRWRGADTVKTTWRHHAVMQGGYLQFTVKTVCGDKHSTEVGMEIDYTELVKNLECYIHSAKQTHCSWLPGSHAPDLKFYYRFWKDDFTVSPNDKTTVDLRECSLYAEGVRTACDLEASISQTIEILINGTHNNSFARNTFQKKLRNHVRPPALKWTVNKSKNKFLINWTPPDIQVEWTYIVNYTECVQTKNESFGHRETSTVLNLVPHCQYSFAIKATSTGGGTPWSDVKNFAAETDPNAWLYAAAIVPLMFAGLAVLGFVCFRKHKEHIFPKVPEPRDLVSDIFDNNNKSTVCNLYIPAEEEDNCKITLVEEP; encoded by the exons ATGAGCAGGACGTTTCAAAGTGTGGACTTGTTGGCGTTAAGCTTCCTCCTCCTAATGGTGAAATCCCAACAAG ACCCAATCTTACCACCACAAAATGTGTCCCTACGATGGATTAATGATTTTCTACCAGAGTGGTCCTGGGCACCACCACAGCATTCAAAGGGAAACTGCAAATATGAAGTGCAATCAAACACCAAGGACAAAAACCGCTGGAGAGGAGCG GACACCGTAAAGACTACTTGGCGTCACCACGCTGTGATGCAAGGAGGATATCTGCAGTTCACGGTTAAAACTGTGTGTGGTGACAAACATAGTACTGAGGTTGGCATGGAAATCGACTACACAG AGCTGGTGAAGAATTTGGAGTGCTACATCCATTCCGCTAAACAAACTCACTGCTCCTGGCTCCCGGGCAGTCATGCTCCAGATCTAAAGTTTTACTATCg TTTCTGGAAGGACGATTTCACCGTCTCTCCAAACGACAAGACCACCGTCGACCTAAGAGAGTGCTCCCTGTACGCTGAAGGGGTGAGGACTGCTTGTGATCTGGAGGCGAGCATCAGCCAGACCATCGAGATCTTGATAAATGGAACGCATAACAACAGCTTTGCCAGGAACACCTTCCAGAAAAAGCTTAGAAATCATG TGAGACCTCCTGCCCTTAAGTGGACAGTCAATAAATCTAAGAATAAATTCCTTATCAACTGGACTCCTCCTGACATCCAAGTGGAATGGACTTATATAGTAAATTACACCGAATGTGTTCAAACAAAG AATGAATCGTTTGGACATAGAGAAACATCCACTGTGTTGAACCTGGTCCCTCACTGTCAGTACAGTTTTGCCATTAAAGCAACGTCTACTGGAGGAGGGACACCTTGGAGTGATGTAAAGAATTTTG CTGCAGAAACGGATCCTAACGCGTGGCTGTATGCTGCCGCCATCGTCCCATTGATGTTCGCCGGCCTGGCAGTCCtgggttttgtgtgtttcaggAA GCATAAGGAACATATTTTTCCCAAAGTGCCAGAACCTCGGGACCTTGTCAGTGATATTTTTGACAACAACAATAag AGCACTGTTTGCAACCTGTATATCccggcagaggaagaagacaacTGTAAAATCACTCTAGTGGAGGAGCCCTAA
- the LOC116707442 gene encoding uncharacterized protein LOC116707442, producing the protein MALTRDLFYFFLCTAMKTVYRCEATAPCPPPTGLNYSWPNPFTVNVSWQLPRGLQDGEVFYKYRDQTDKSRGCTIWRNFTESFLTEEMGSDRRTFYVWTVGGKSCDDHLNESTRVAITVHTPKPRAKVRDVKCLINATEMNCSWIPENKPVHLFYRVRGNFSKGLKKCDRPYSSAPRSGCYLKVNAVMSDIYILLDTGAGWSTFKPVLEIPSPKLKISVVGDKFNLSWPPPVVGKYFLWVYEVCYKKCNEPKVCSNFITHGEPIQIHYDKRCLYEFQSRARTSDYVKEIFSGFGDVVPFGADEPPDKTLVVVAIVVPIILSACIILSCYCFRRHRQIICPTIPDPSAIFKEMMLTGNKEFKPTTGKVYQPVPEVVESCKLTLPLCNEIPQENS; encoded by the exons ATGGCTTTAACCCGGGACCTTTTCTACTTCTTTCTATGCACCGCCATGAAAACGGTGTACCGCTGTGAAGCAACAG CTCCATGTCCTCCCCCGACCGGGCTCAACTACAGTTGGCCGAACCCGTTTACTGTCAACGTGTCCTGGCAGCTGCCCAGGGGTCTGCAGGACGGGGAGGTCTTTTACAAGTACCGCGATCAAACTGATAAA tCTAGGGGGTGCACGATTTGGAGAAATTTCACAGAGAGCTTTCTCACAGAAGAGATGGGCTCTGATCGTCGGACGTTCTACGTTTGGACAGTTGGCGGTAAATCCTGTGATGATCATTTGAATGAGAGCACGCGCGTGGCCATTACCGTTCATACCCCTAAGCCCCGag CTAAAGTGAGGGACGTCAAATGTTTGATCAACGCCACAGAAATGAACTGTTCCTGGATCCCAGAGAATAAACCCGTTCATCTCTTCTACAG GGTTCGTGGTAATTTTTCGAAGGGTTTAAAGAAGTGTGATCGGCCTTACAGCAGTGCGCCAAGGAGCGGTTGTTATCTGAAAGTCAATGCTGTCATGAGTGACATCTACATACTGCTGGACACTGGAGCTGGATGGAGCACTTTTAAACCTGTGCTTG AAATACCTTCACCAAAGCTGAAAATCAGTGTTGTGGGAGATAAATTCAACCTGAGCTGGCCCCCTCCAGTGGTTGGGAAATATTTCCTTTGGGTATACGAGGTCTGCTACAAGAAATGCAATGAGCCCAAA GTATGCTCGAACTTCATCACACACGGAGAGCCTATCCAGATCCACTACGATAAAAGATGCCTTTACGAGTTCCAATCCCGAGCCAGGACCAGTGACTACGTCAAGGAAATATTCAGCGGCTTCGGTGACGTTGTACCTTTTG GCGCTGATGAGCCTCCTGAcaagacactggtggtggttgCCATCGTCGTCCCCATCATTCTGTCTGCCTGCATCATTCTGTCCTGCTACTGCTTCCGAAG GCACCGCCAGATTATTTGCCCCACCATACCGGATCCTTCCGCAATATTCAAGGAAATGATGTTGACCGGAAACAAAGAATTTAAG CCCACAACAGGGAAGGTGTACCAGCCGGTGCCGGAAGTGGTTGAATCCTGCAAATTAACGCTTCCATTGTGTAACGAGATCCCCCAGGAAAACTCCTGA